One Pochonia chlamydosporia 170 chromosome 5, whole genome shotgun sequence DNA segment encodes these proteins:
- a CDS encoding ribosome biogenesis protein Alb1 (similar to Metarhizium robertsii ARSEF 23 XP_007817529.1), giving the protein MAKNKGPSKHSRAARRATSPSIDTDKSLKDIPLPKRNSESTFRPSVLAVHRSAGVSKKSKPVRKSRMTSKMRRRHEKGLEMAEAITERTGLKIEKSIGRAKNVQRRSRNWEDINKDAATGEEEEQQTGGSRFGGLMEEDGEDDWEDEGDGFDPANPAASKAVAVEEEEDEIL; this is encoded by the exons atggccaaaaacAAAG GACCGTCAAAACACTCCCGCGCCGCCCGCCGCGCCACCTCCCCCTCCATCGACACCGACAAGTCTCTCAAGGACATCCCCCTCCCCAAACGCAACTCCGAAAGCACATTCCGCCCGTCAGTCCTAGCAGTCCACCGCTCCGCAGGCGTTTCTAAAAAGAGCAAACCGGTGCGCAAGTCCCGAATGACTAGCAAAATGCGGAGACGACATGAAAAGGGTCTGGAGATGGCAGAGGCGATCACCGAGCGGACGGGACTGAAGATTGAGAAGAGTATTGGGCGGGCGAAGAATGTGCAGAGGAGGAGTAGGAACTGGGAGGATATCAATAAGGATGCTGCTacgggagaggaggaggagcaacAGACTGGGGGGAGTCGGTTTGGCGgtttgatggaggaagatgggGAGGATGATTGGGAGGATGAGGGGGACGGGTTTGATCCTGCGAATCCGGCGGCTAGCAAGGCTGTggctgtggaggaggaggaagatgagattTTGTGA
- a CDS encoding translation initiation factor 3 (similar to Metarhizium robertsii ARSEF 23 XP_007817528.1) yields the protein MRPTSQCLYNSRRALYRVFISASEGSAVLTVPRPKLSLLPTVHRNTLILTQIRRYVHPKPTRNRRGETTATATAELARSGRGFDKNFTTQEDIDRSGRDRPPQDHEITDPKIMVLDNGTTEGPLTTSYVLTKLEPHESLRMIHPYVPADKEKETRPVYAVCKIVNKRDEYERQKQVKENKKAGAGKPKTKELEMTWAIGEHDMTTKLRQMGQFLGKGMKVEILVAKKKGGKKLDGKEAEGVVRRIREEIESLGAREVKSASGEIGGSYRLFVEGKQK from the coding sequence ATGAGACCAACTTCACAATGTCTATACAACTCCCGCCGAGCTCTGTACCGAGTCTTCATCTCCGCATCTGAAGGCTCAGCCGTCCTCACAGTTCCACGACCGAAGCTGTCTCTCCTCCCAACAGTACACAGAAACACCCTCATCCTGACACAAATCCGCCGATACGTTCATCCCAAACCCACCCGCAATCGCCGTGGCGAAACCACAGCCACGGCCACCGCCGAACTCGCCCGCTCCGGCCGCGGCTTCGACAAAAACTTCACCACCCAAGAAGACATTGACCGCTCCGGCCGCGACCGTCCCCCCCAAGACCACGAAATAACCGATCCCAAAATCATGGTTCTTGACAACGGCACCACAGAAGGACCCCTCACCACATCCTATGTCCTCACGAAGCTGGAGCCCCATGAATCTCTGCGCATGATCCATCCCTACGTCCCCGCcgacaaggagaaagaaacaaGACCAGTATACGCCGTATGCAAAATCGTCAACAAACGCGACGAGTATGAGCGCCAGAAGCAAGTCAAGGAGAATAAGAAGGCTGGCGCGGGGAAGCCCAAGACGAAGGAGTTGGAGATGACGTGGGCGATTGGCGAGCATGACATGACGACCAAGTTGAGGCAGATGGGGCAGTTTTTGGGGAAGGGCATGAAGGTGGAGATTTTGgtggcgaagaagaagggcggGAAGAAGCTTGATGGGAAGGAGGCTGAGGGTGTGGTGAGGAGGATACgggaggagattgagagcTTGGGGGCGAGGGAGGTGAAGAGTGCGTCGGGGGAGATTGGGGGGTCGTATAGGTTGTTTGTGGAGGGGAAGCAGAAGTAG